One segment of Acidovorax sp. DW039 DNA contains the following:
- a CDS encoding MetQ/NlpA family ABC transporter substrate-binding protein: MPLNRRLLALAPLLAFSALTAMPAHAAEKLRIGVLPGVYADAIAAVIPDAKAQGIDITVTEFTDWTTPNVAVDSGDLDLNFFQHQPFLDNAIQKNGFKLASAGTSFLSNIGLYSLKHKAINDIPVGGKVGLANDPVNQGRGLLLLQKAGLITLKPGVGFLGTLDDIVQNPKKLKFVEVEGPQLARITGDVDLAQGYPHFIVASKAFDPSSGLAYSGIEDARFAIQFVTKANRTKDAVIQKFVKVFQNSAGVKAAIDKAFAGDKRLYVLTWTQQ, from the coding sequence ATGCCATTGAACCGTCGCCTACTCGCCCTCGCCCCATTACTGGCTTTTTCTGCGCTCACAGCAATGCCTGCCCATGCCGCAGAAAAACTGCGCATCGGCGTGCTGCCGGGTGTCTACGCCGATGCCATCGCGGCCGTCATTCCTGATGCCAAAGCGCAAGGCATCGACATCACCGTCACCGAATTCACCGACTGGACGACCCCCAACGTCGCAGTGGACTCAGGGGATCTGGACCTCAACTTCTTCCAACACCAACCGTTCCTGGACAACGCCATTCAGAAGAACGGCTTCAAGCTGGCCAGCGCGGGCACCAGCTTTCTCTCCAACATTGGTCTGTACTCCCTCAAGCACAAAGCGATCAACGACATACCTGTGGGTGGCAAGGTTGGCTTGGCCAACGACCCGGTGAACCAGGGCCGGGGGCTGCTGCTGCTGCAAAAGGCCGGCTTGATCACACTGAAGCCCGGTGTCGGCTTTTTGGGCACGTTGGATGACATCGTACAGAACCCCAAGAAACTGAAATTTGTCGAGGTGGAAGGCCCTCAGCTGGCGCGCATCACAGGCGACGTCGATCTCGCACAGGGCTATCCCCATTTCATCGTGGCCTCCAAGGCGTTTGATCCGTCCAGCGGGCTCGCGTACTCAGGTATCGAAGATGCGCGTTTCGCCATCCAATTTGTCACGAAGGCCAACCGAACCAAGGACGCAGTCATCCAGAAGTTCGTAAAGGTATTCCAAAACTCTGCTGGCGTGAAAGCCGCTATCGACAAGGCTTTTGCCGGTGACAAGCGCCTGTATGTACTGACCTGGACACAACAATGA
- a CDS encoding MetQ/NlpA family ABC transporter substrate-binding protein: MKSITQHFKAAAMGWLLAASAMAAHSADVIRIGSTPGVTSDAVEAVATEARAQGLEVKLVEFTDWTLPNEAVNNGDIDLNFFQHQAFLNNAIKERGYALQLVGLGLLQNIGIYSNRIQRLQDVPEGAKVSVANDPVNQGRGLLLLQKAGLIKLRQGNAVGASVNDVVENPKKLRFYEIEGPQLIHSLQDVDLAVVWPSYFVNAGKKEQASRALLYSGIDDTFYAMGFVARKDRAQDPKIARFIKLFQQSAKVREVVSARFNNDSKLYTLPWKTP, encoded by the coding sequence ATGAAAAGCATCACCCAACACTTCAAAGCGGCTGCCATGGGGTGGCTGCTGGCTGCATCTGCGATGGCTGCACACTCGGCAGACGTGATCCGCATCGGCTCCACACCCGGCGTAACATCCGACGCTGTGGAAGCCGTGGCCACAGAAGCCCGTGCGCAAGGCCTAGAGGTGAAGCTGGTCGAGTTCACCGATTGGACATTGCCCAACGAGGCCGTGAACAACGGAGACATTGACCTGAACTTCTTCCAACACCAGGCTTTTCTGAACAACGCCATCAAGGAACGGGGCTATGCCTTGCAGCTGGTGGGCCTGGGCTTACTGCAGAACATCGGCATTTACTCCAATCGCATCCAGCGGCTGCAGGACGTTCCCGAGGGGGCTAAGGTGTCGGTCGCCAATGACCCGGTGAACCAAGGCCGCGGCCTGCTCTTGCTACAGAAGGCTGGCCTCATCAAACTGCGCCAGGGTAATGCGGTGGGGGCCAGCGTGAACGATGTGGTGGAGAACCCGAAAAAACTGCGCTTTTACGAGATCGAAGGACCGCAACTCATCCACTCCCTTCAGGACGTGGATCTGGCAGTGGTCTGGCCGAGCTATTTCGTCAATGCTGGCAAGAAGGAGCAGGCAAGCCGAGCCTTGCTGTATTCGGGTATTGATGACACTTTCTATGCCATGGGCTTCGTCGCCCGCAAGGATCGTGCGCAAGATCCAAAGATAGCCCGCTTCATCAAACTGTTCCAGCAGTCCGCCAAGGTGCGCGAGGTGGTTTCCGCACGTTTTAACAACGACTCCAAGCTCTACACGCTGCCCTGGAAGACGCCATGA
- a CDS encoding ATP-binding cassette domain-containing protein: MTLIAAPHPPAAWRTASGSSPVAAASHALSGPARQDTAKTDRQEPVPSPAGSVVFEGLSKVYASSAGPVAALDSISLSIPAGSIFGIIGRSGAGKSSLLRTINRLESPTAGRVLVDGVDIAGLDDEGLVALRRRIGMIFQHFNLLAAKTVYDNVALPLRVAGVRPAEVHRRVEELLALVGLQDKHHTYPARLSGGQKQRVGIARALATGPEILLCDEATSALDPETTHSILQLLRDINQRLGITIILITHEMSVIREIADQVLVLEQGRIAERGEVWRVFGAPEHDATRALLAPLQHGLPDELQARLQAEPPANGSPQRVLRLSYTGVAGLEPDFARITAALQGPVRLLHGGVDRIRGHAQGRLIVSLPAGVAIPDASSLVQGPDAIAHSIEVIGYVADVEHSL, translated from the coding sequence ATGACACTCATTGCCGCTCCACATCCCCCCGCCGCGTGGCGCACAGCCTCAGGCTCCTCACCTGTGGCTGCCGCCAGCCACGCGCTCTCCGGCCCAGCGCGGCAAGACACTGCTAAGACCGATAGACAAGAGCCTGTTCCGTCACCCGCAGGCTCTGTGGTCTTCGAAGGTCTGAGCAAGGTGTATGCCTCTTCTGCAGGGCCGGTGGCTGCCTTGGACAGCATCAGTCTGAGCATCCCGGCCGGCAGCATCTTCGGCATCATCGGGCGCAGCGGAGCGGGCAAATCCAGCCTGCTGCGCACCATCAACCGGCTGGAATCCCCCACAGCAGGACGTGTGCTGGTCGATGGCGTGGATATTGCCGGCCTGGATGACGAGGGGCTGGTAGCCCTGCGCCGACGCATTGGCATGATCTTCCAGCACTTCAACCTGCTGGCCGCCAAGACGGTATACGACAATGTGGCGCTGCCCTTGCGGGTGGCTGGCGTGCGTCCTGCCGAGGTACACCGCCGGGTCGAAGAGCTGCTGGCCCTGGTGGGCCTGCAAGACAAGCACCACACCTATCCAGCACGCCTGTCGGGTGGACAAAAGCAGAGGGTAGGCATTGCGCGGGCTCTCGCCACCGGTCCGGAAATTCTGCTGTGCGATGAGGCGACCTCTGCACTAGATCCTGAGACCACCCACTCCATCCTTCAGCTGCTGCGTGACATCAACCAGCGGCTGGGCATCACCATCATCCTCATCACCCATGAGATGAGCGTGATCCGTGAAATTGCCGACCAGGTGCTGGTGCTAGAGCAAGGACGTATCGCCGAGCGGGGTGAGGTGTGGCGAGTATTCGGCGCTCCTGAGCACGACGCCACCCGAGCCCTGCTGGCGCCCTTGCAACACGGACTACCAGACGAGTTGCAGGCGAGGCTGCAGGCCGAGCCGCCTGCCAACGGTAGTCCCCAGCGTGTGCTGAGACTCAGCTACACAGGCGTGGCCGGTCTGGAGCCTGACTTCGCCCGCATCACCGCGGCGCTGCAAGGCCCTGTGCGCCTGCTGCATGGCGGTGTCGACCGTATTCGCGGCCATGCACAAGGCCGACTGATCGTGTCGCTGCCCGCAGGCGTAGCAATCCCAGACGCTTCTTCCCTGGTGCAAGGCCCTGATGCCATTGCCCACTCCATCGAGGTAATCGGCTA